CTAATAAATTGTTATCAAAGAATTACCAATATTCATTCATATctttctgtctaaatttttcctcccaatcagttttgctAACAATTTTCCTCAGCTTTAGGGAATTAGTCCTCTTGGAGCACGAAGTATGTATAGATAGTATTGGTTGGGAACTGTCCATTTGAATGTAAATCAGTTTCCTTGTTTATTTTCCTCTCCTATATCATGTGGtctcttctttgtctcttgtATACACTAAAGAGTCCCAGACTTTTAGATCCTTAATAGAGACTGTgtgaccaaaactgaacacattCCCGAACATGTTATGCTCCATCCCAtatcttaggtttcagagtagcagccgtgttagtctgtatccgcaaaaagaacaggagtacttgtggcaccttagagactaacaaatttattagagcataagctttcgtgagcttatgctctaataaatttgttagtctctaaggtgccacaagtactcctgttctttttgcccatATCTTAGGGATCTGaacatttcttttattttgtctACTACTGTGAATGAGCAGGTGTTTTTCTTGAGCTGCTATCAATGGTGTCCAGGTCTTTTCCCTGAGGTATGTTCTAGTTGGGATGTTTCTCTCAGCACATATCtgtgcaaaaaaaattttttttcccctctctgattTCGAGCAACTGGATGAATGGGGGAACTCCCTTCATTATGGATTCCCTATCCTGATTCTCATTGCATTAAGGAACAATGATGGATAACCTGTATCCACACTTGTGTTTTCTGCTGGTGCCTCTTAAGGTTCCCCCACCACAACGTGTACGAATTATTAATGCAGGGAGCACAATACAAATATGGAATTGGATTTAGTAGGGTAATTATTCATAGTTATTttctctgaataatgaaaatgtcatttttcagtgtgtgaagagtgATCAATATGCTTCTACCACGAGAAAAGCCTCCACTACTGCATGCAGTGTCTCATATTAACGTTGTCTCTCCATGCAGGCATTTCAACTGTGACCATCACCCGAGATCCTGGGAACACATAGAAAGTCAGGGGAGCATACGGTAAATGCAGAAGACACTCTTatgcctcagagttggacactTTCTCCCCTACGCCATGTCAGATTCTAACAGAACCAACTTCACCAACCCCTTCACCTTCATCCTActtggcattcctggcctggaggcagcccaTATCTGGATCTCCATTCCCTTCTGTGCTATGTATGCCATAGCCTTGTTGGGGAACTTAACCATCCTGTTCATCGTGAAGAGGGAGCCCAGCCTCCACGGGCCGAtgttctatttcctctgcatgctggccgtcaGCGACCTGGTCATGTCCACATCCACCcttcccaaaatgctgagcatcttctggttcaattccagggagatcagttttagtgcctgcctcacccaaaTGTATTTCGTTCACTGCTTCTCAGGGGTGGAGTCTGGAATCctcgtggccatggcttttgatcgctacgtggccatctgccatcccctgagacattccaccaccCTGACAAACCCCATGGTGGCCAAGATCGGCTTGGTTGTGGTGCTGCGCAGTGGCATACTCGCATTACCCTATCCCTTCCTGGCGAGgcggtggccatattgcagaaccaacatcatcccccattTCTATTGTGGACATATAGCTGTGGTAAAGCTGGCCTGCGCTGACATCCGCATCAGTAGTTACTATGGCCTGTTTGATCTTCTCACTGTGATTGGAATGGATGCATTTTTTATCGCTGTGTCCTATActcagatcctcagggccatcttccgCCTCCCCACAAAGAGTGCCCGGCTCAAAACTTTTGGGACCTGCATCTCTCATGTTTGTGCCATCTTAGCTTTGTACATCCCAGATTTATTCTCCTCTCTTATGCAGCGGTTTGGCCACAATCTGCCACTGCATTTCCTCATTCTCATTACCGGTGTGTACCACCTTGTTCCCCCTGTGCTGCACCCCGTCATTTACGGGGTGAGGACCAAGCAGATCCGgggcaggctgctccagctctttgCTTATAAAAAGACCTAAATGTTTTCTCCttgtgctctggctctcagattgagctctgtgcagagctggctggtccaTGGTGGTGGGgcctcttccctgaatcacttactggagagacagagacacattaAACCCTTCCCTGtccttactgtgctgtgtcaatgTGATGGCCTGGGGAGTCAGTCTATGTACACTGTactgggttgccacctttctaattgctggtagctGGATCCCTGAAATTGCAATCTTGCCTCACCTCTTCTGTCAAGCCTGAACCCTGCTGTGtgtcttctccccaaggccctgcccctgtcactttctcctgtcttcccctccccttctcagCTGCGACCCAGTCATCTATAAAACCAATATGTTCTCACATCTGGCAAGCCACTTAAGCGTtaaatttttaatgtttattcttactttgttactacctctgtggagagagagttcccatcaggactcctggctgacaaagccctggctgggatgatttagttggggaatggtcctgctttgagcagggggttggactagatgacctcctgggttcCTTTCCAACCCTCACATTCTATGATTCCTGGGAtctatctcagctctgggaggggagtggcgtATAGTGTGTTACAGCAGGTGGCAGATACATCTGGGGTGTAAATAAGaagatcagaatggccataccgggtaAAACCAATGGTTCatgtagcccagtagcctgtcttctgacagtgcccagtgccaggtgcttcagagggattgaacagaacatggcaatcacTATGTCATTCCTGTGGAGCAGCTCGGCAGAAGGGGACAGAATCCCTGAGCCTGGGCTATCTCAGATTCAGCTGGCAGGAGTTCAAGCCTCAAGTAAGAGCggctggaggaggggaagagcccaggctgcCCCGGATGCAGTGGCAGAAGAATCTGTCAGTTCCGGCTGCCCCGAGCCCTAGCCACAGCCACAGAGCGGAGGTTGGGGGAGAGAAGCCCTACTCATTTCTGTCCCCTCTACCTTCCATACTGCTGCCAACCAGGGGTTGTCTCATTTCCCCGGTCCTTAGATGAACCTCAGGGGGTAGTTTTTATGTCTCCCCTCCCGGACCCTTTAGGTGCTGctcacttccctcctctcccttacCCTTTCTGGAGATATAAGCAGGTTCATGGCACCACTGGTATTGTTGCCGCACCGGTGGTCTGCTCCCTCTATGCCCATTTCTGTGGGCTACAGGATCATAACAGGGGCCCCGCCAGAGGATCATCATGGGTCCACAACATCGTCCCACACTGTTCTAAGGTATGAGCTTCACCATTTTCTGGTGGACACCCGCGATTTGAAGGGTAAGGTGAAGCTCCCTCTCCAGCGTTGGGGAGACTTCCATCTCGTCTTCTGGGCCACGAGGGCTGTTTTGGAGGAGTGGCGGGGAATGGTgtagacgatggtgtagagaggaggggtttagatttattaggaactggggaaacttttgggatagggggagcctgtacaggaaggatgggctccacctaaaccaaagtggatccagattgctggcacttaacattaaaaatcttgcagagcagtttttaacctaaaagatgggggaaagccgactgctgcagaggagcacgtggatatgacagagacttctcttagaggagagtctattgatagacaTTCTGTAGGTTccagtcaggaggagaggatggaagaggataaagtaggggccagatcagatgataaacattcacataaaaaagaatctgacacatcagaaaagggcagacaaataaacagtgacaagtttttaaagtgcttgtacacaaatattagaagtctaaataataagatgggtgaccTAGAGTGCCTCtcgttaaaggaggatattgatataataggcatcacagaaacctggtggagtggggacaatcaatgggacacaatcattccggggtacaaaatatattggaaggacagaacaggtcctgcgggggtgtgggggcaggggagtggcaatatatgtgaaagaaaatgaggaatcaaatgaagtaaaaatcttaaatgaatccacatgttccatagcatctctatggatagtaatttcatgctctaataagaatataacattagggatctactatcgaccacctgaccaggacagtgatagtgatgatgaaatgctaagggaaattagagaggctatcaaaattaagaactcaataatagtgggggatttcaattatccccatattgtctgggaacatgtcacctcaggacgaaatgcagagacaaaatttctggatactttaaatgactgcttcatggagcagctggtacgggaacccacaaggggagaggcaactctcgattttGTCCTGAGTGGAGCGCGGGATCTGGTCCTAGAGGTAACTGTAACAGGACTGATTGGAAaaagtgaccataacataataatGGGAGTTGCTGAGGTCATGCCAGatcgcctgctacacctccaggCCAGTGTGGAGGGGATGACATTGAATCTGTTCAATGTCTAACCCCTGAATGCAGACccagagtgggtgtgtttctatcaGCAGGTGTCTGCGTTCCTCAGCACTTTGGATCCTCACAAGTGCCTGGGCCTTGTTGGGGATTTTAATACCATATTTGAGGACCAGAATCGCACAGGGATTGAGAGCGGCCAGGCTGCTGCAGGCATACTCAGAGAGATCGTCAATCATCACTCCCTGCTGGATGTCTTGCACGACCAACACCCAGATGAGAATTCCATCTTTACCTACGTCCAGGTGGAGATCGATCGGTTGCACCACTCCTGGTTGGACGGCATGTATGTACTTTGTTTCCATCTTGCccaggcccactcctccagcatttgACTGGCCCAGTTCTTGCCCACCATTTAGTGGCCATGATGGCCTCTCTCATCTCGGAGCTCACCTGGGGATGTTCACCCTTCAGATGCCCCTGCACATACTCCAAGAGGTGGGGCCACCTTATTGCCTACTGCTTGGGTTTTCCTTGAACGAGTCCTACAAGAgggtgctccccacccacccctcaccccaatgCCTCTGGAATTCTTGACTGGGCTTCAGCCTATGagtccccctgttccctcccttTCATAACCCGAGCCAGCTGAACACACTGCAGCTGGTTCACTTCTGAATTCCACCAAGGGAAAAACTTTACACGCTCATGCTCCAAACACTTCACTTCCTCGGATGCCCTGATCCCAAGTGGCAGGACCTAGTAC
The Emys orbicularis isolate rEmyOrb1 chromosome 1, rEmyOrb1.hap1, whole genome shotgun sequence DNA segment above includes these coding regions:
- the LOC135894936 gene encoding olfactory receptor 52E4-like gives rise to the protein MQKTLLCLRVGHFLPYAMSDSNRTNFTNPFTFILLGIPGLEAAHIWISIPFCAMYAIALLGNLTILFIVKREPSLHGPMFYFLCMLAVSDLVMSTSTLPKMLSIFWFNSREISFSACLTQMYFVHCFSGVESGILVAMAFDRYVAICHPLRHSTTLTNPMVAKIGLVVVLRSGILALPYPFLARRWPYCRTNIIPHFYCGHIAVVKLACADIRISSYYGLFDLLTVIGMDAFFIAVSYTQILRAIFRLPTKSARLKTFGTCISHVCAILALYIPDLFSSLMQRFGHNLPLHFLILITGVYHLVPPVLHPVIYGVRTKQIRGRLLQLFAYKKT